One segment of Ignavibacteria bacterium DNA contains the following:
- a CDS encoding HAD-IC family P-type ATPase produces the protein MEIKGLTTQEVNERIEKGLTNKYASHKTKTYGEIIVENIFSLFNFITICIIGFVIFFYFNNNDQRLLLDTIGIFFIAFTNTLIALIQEFKSKKALDKVNLLLKREVTVVRDSVKKSINQTDIVVDDVIELVRGDQIVADGKVIFSKKLEVDESLLTGESVPIVKSLNDEVLSGSFCVSGSGFYVAEKIGVDSHANQVTNLAKKYKFTLTPLQKRINLILKVLFGVALFLVAIEVITYSITDIKEYTFVEHIRKIATILISLVPQGLVFTASVTFAIGVYRISKIGAIVQKLNAIESFANVEYVCMDKTGTLTENKLKVHSITSLNSNLTKAQIEELLGTFANHSTEQNATIRAIQHLPFIDNAKYIDEIPFSSDTKMSLLKLEIDKTIRLFIFGAYDILIEKLSAADKTKAIELYDENKLSIHRNLFFGEVSGIIDLKIHKDNNQLKDIIPICILSISDTVREDVFEAIELFQQNGIKFKILTGDSSEAVLAILNDIGWKLENDEILTGMQLDNMNENEFTDAVFNKTLFARLKPEHKLKIIKSFRKHHKHTAMIGDGVNDLPAIKSADIGIAMEEGSSITKEVADIVLLKNKFSLLPEIFNEGNKIVNSVNAVAKLFLTKNFLVIYLTLASLLSILDFPLTPRRVSLLNVFSIGLPAFIITMRNKNINKCKNFISDVFSFVITASTFILLSSYITQGVVSHFLSIPKDESEMAVMIILIILSVINFFIVISESQEKKGFYYLYGIFLLVLFFALSAINIDIYIIKMLRTFYEIIILDFKTWVFILVSTSVLAAIYILLQKSRSKIFRSK, from the coding sequence TTGGAGATTAAGGGACTAACAACACAGGAAGTTAACGAGCGGATTGAAAAGGGATTAACCAACAAATACGCATCTCATAAAACTAAAACATACGGAGAGATTATTGTTGAAAACATATTTTCTCTGTTTAACTTTATTACAATTTGCATTATCGGATTTGTTATCTTTTTCTATTTCAATAATAACGACCAGCGCCTTTTACTCGATACTATTGGGATTTTCTTCATAGCCTTTACCAATACATTAATTGCGCTGATTCAAGAATTCAAATCGAAGAAAGCACTCGATAAAGTTAATCTGCTTCTTAAACGAGAAGTTACTGTTGTTAGAGATTCCGTTAAAAAGTCAATTAACCAGACTGATATTGTTGTTGATGATGTTATTGAACTTGTAAGAGGTGACCAGATAGTTGCGGATGGTAAAGTAATTTTCTCTAAAAAACTTGAAGTTGACGAATCACTATTAACCGGTGAATCCGTTCCTATTGTAAAATCATTAAACGACGAAGTCCTTTCCGGTAGTTTTTGTGTATCAGGCAGCGGTTTCTATGTTGCCGAAAAAATTGGTGTTGATAGTCATGCCAATCAGGTAACTAATCTTGCAAAGAAATATAAATTCACTCTTACTCCTCTTCAGAAACGAATTAACCTCATCTTAAAAGTTCTGTTCGGAGTTGCTCTATTCCTCGTTGCCATTGAAGTTATTACTTATAGTATTACAGATATAAAAGAATATACCTTTGTCGAACATATAAGAAAAATTGCTACAATACTTATTTCGCTGGTTCCGCAAGGGCTTGTGTTTACTGCCTCGGTTACTTTCGCTATCGGTGTTTACAGAATAAGCAAAATAGGTGCTATAGTGCAAAAACTTAACGCTATAGAATCTTTCGCTAACGTTGAGTATGTCTGTATGGATAAAACAGGAACACTTACAGAGAATAAGCTGAAAGTTCACTCTATTACTAGTTTAAATTCCAACCTTACTAAGGCACAAATTGAAGAACTTCTCGGTACGTTTGCAAATCACTCCACGGAGCAGAATGCAACTATCAGAGCTATCCAGCATCTGCCGTTCATCGATAATGCCAAGTATATAGATGAAATACCATTCAGTTCTGATACCAAAATGAGTTTACTCAAACTTGAGATTGATAAAACCATAAGATTGTTTATTTTCGGCGCTTATGATATCCTAATAGAAAAGTTATCCGCTGCAGATAAAACCAAAGCAATCGAACTTTACGATGAAAATAAATTAAGCATTCACCGCAACCTTTTTTTCGGTGAAGTATCAGGAATTATTGATCTGAAAATCCATAAGGATAACAATCAGTTAAAAGATATTATACCTATTTGTATTCTTTCTATTTCTGATACTGTTCGTGAGGATGTTTTTGAAGCGATAGAGTTGTTCCAGCAAAATGGAATAAAGTTTAAAATTCTAACAGGCGATTCTTCTGAAGCTGTCCTTGCTATCCTCAATGATATAGGATGGAAATTAGAAAATGACGAGATATTAACAGGTATGCAACTGGATAATATGAATGAGAATGAATTTACTGACGCCGTATTCAATAAGACACTCTTTGCTCGATTAAAACCTGAACACAAACTAAAGATTATTAAATCATTCCGTAAACATCACAAACACACAGCAATGATAGGCGACGGCGTGAACGATTTACCTGCTATTAAAAGCGCTGATATTGGAATTGCTATGGAGGAAGGAAGCTCAATAACAAAAGAAGTTGCCGACATCGTTCTTCTTAAAAACAAGTTCTCCTTACTTCCCGAAATATTCAATGAGGGCAATAAAATTGTCAACTCGGTAAATGCTGTCGCTAAGTTATTCTTAACAAAAAACTTTCTTGTTATTTATCTCACACTAGCTTCATTGTTATCAATATTGGATTTTCCTTTGACTCCGCGTAGAGTATCTCTGCTTAATGTATTTAGCATAGGACTTCCGGCGTTTATTATCACTATGCGAAATAAAAACATTAATAAGTGTAAAAACTTTATTAGCGATGTTTTCTCCTTCGTAATCACTGCCTCCACTTTTATTTTACTGAGCAGTTATATTACGCAAGGAGTTGTATCACATTTCCTGAGTATTCCTAAGGACGAATCCGAAATGGCCGTAATGATTATACTCATAATTCTCTCTGTAATAAACTTCTTTATCGTAATATCTGAATCGCAGGAGAAGAAAGGCTTTTATTATTTATACGGTATTTTTCTTTTGGTATTGTTTTTTGCTTTATCCGCGATTAATATTGATATTTATATAATTAAAATGTTAAGAACTTTTTACGAAATAATAATTCTTGATTTTAAAACCTGGGTGTTTATACTTGTATCAACATCTGTATTAGCAGCCATATATATTTTACTGCAAAAATCACGAAGCAAAATATTCAGAAGCAAATAA
- a CDS encoding lysophospholipid acyltransferase family protein encodes MNIIRLTLIILSSVVLSTLSILVSPLNLYKGIGTYYVYRTFARTLLFISGVKLNVTSKANIDKNKQYIVVSNHLSYLDIPVLMVALKNNIRFIYKKSLTNIPIFGWAMFLGGYVPIDRSNARNAIESLKKAALRMKSGFSIAIFPEGTRSRTGVTGEFKKGIFMLADFAEAEILPVSISGTNKILPKDSFKITPGKVNVVINEPMTFKKDKDFLNEVRNKIVDNII; translated from the coding sequence TTGAACATCATCAGACTGACATTAATCATTCTTTCATCAGTCGTTCTTTCAACGCTGTCTATACTTGTCTCTCCGCTGAACCTTTACAAAGGAATCGGCACTTACTATGTTTACAGAACTTTTGCCCGTACTCTATTATTTATCTCAGGTGTAAAATTGAACGTTACATCCAAAGCAAACATTGATAAGAATAAACAATACATAGTCGTCTCTAATCACTTAAGTTATCTCGATATCCCTGTTTTGATGGTCGCTCTTAAAAACAACATTAGGTTTATATACAAGAAATCATTAACTAATATTCCTATCTTCGGTTGGGCTATGTTTCTTGGCGGTTACGTTCCCATCGACCGCAGCAACGCACGTAATGCTATCGAGTCTCTGAAAAAAGCTGCTCTCAGAATGAAAAGCGGTTTCTCTATTGCCATCTTTCCCGAGGGCACACGCAGCAGGACAGGAGTTACAGGTGAATTCAAGAAAGGTATTTTTATGCTCGCTGATTTCGCTGAGGCTGAGATTCTCCCTGTTTCAATCTCGGGAACAAATAAAATTCTTCCTAAAGATAGTTTTAAAATCACACCGGGTAAAGTTAATGTAGTTATTAATGAACCAATGACATTCAAGAAGGATAAAGATTTCCTGAATGAAGTCAGAAATAAAATTGTTGATAATATTATATGA
- a CDS encoding hydrolase: protein MRIKKEDTLALIIDFQERLFPFIHENEKLTQNAVRLIQGLKALEIKMLVTQQYTKGLGGTSKEISDAIGKYQHIEKGSFSCCGSDEVCISLKNLGKMNIIVFGIESHVCVLQTVIDLIAMGYQPILIEDCVSSRNPNDKKIAIERMRQEGAIISTYESILFELCVVSGTDTFKAISKIVK from the coding sequence ATGAGAATCAAAAAAGAAGACACTTTAGCACTAATTATTGACTTTCAGGAAAGGTTGTTTCCTTTCATTCATGAAAACGAAAAACTGACACAGAATGCAGTTCGGCTCATTCAGGGTCTAAAAGCTCTTGAAATTAAAATGCTCGTCACTCAGCAATATACAAAAGGTCTTGGCGGAACTTCAAAAGAAATTTCAGACGCTATCGGCAAGTATCAGCATATTGAAAAGGGTTCATTCAGTTGCTGCGGCTCTGACGAGGTCTGCATATCTCTTAAAAATCTTGGAAAAATGAATATAATCGTATTCGGAATTGAATCACATGTGTGCGTACTCCAGACCGTCATCGACCTTATCGCTATGGGATATCAGCCTATATTAATCGAAGACTGCGTCTCTTCCAGAAATCCAAACGATAAAAAGATAGCCATCGAAAGAATGCGTCAGGAAGGTGCAATTATTTCAACTTATGAATCAATATTGTTCGAACTATGCGTCGTTTCCGGTACAGATACTTTTAAAGCAATTTCAAAAATTGTAAAGTAA
- a CDS encoding vitamin B12 dependent-methionine synthase activation domain-containing protein produces the protein MKELRCIYDPLQELIVYYGKDKATVKTNVDESKITIEEKLKQRIIDGDKIGVEKDLDNALKKYSALHIINDHLLEGMKVVGELFGSGQMQLPFVLQSAECMKACVRFLEPYIEKIEGETTKGIMVLATVKGDVHDIGKNLVDIILTNNGFKVINLGIKCSLESMLESYAAEKADAIGMSGLLVKSTAIMKENLEIMNDRNIEFPVILGGAALNKRFVEGELRSMFKGDVYYANDAFDGLKFMNLIMEHKKKGIRPNLKIYIDPRKDESTNSDKVKPIILTKTIKDSSVIPTPPFWGSKIVKDIPIEKAFEYINEVALFRGSWNVYKDRSKSDEEYDKLINSEIRPKLNELKVKAKREKLLTPTVIYGYYPCKSEGNDLIIYKPKDLNSVKLYNQWDQQIENSNLQEWVRFSFPRQSKGKFLCISDFFTNINSNKFDVVPFFIVTVGQRATEYAQELYANNQYQEYLYFHGLSVETAEGLAEYWHKIIRKELGIDKKDSDDVNKLFQQGYQGSRYSFGYPACPNLEDNKLLFELLKPERIGITLTEEWQMVPEQSTNAIVTHHPEARYFFIK, from the coding sequence ATGAAAGAATTAAGATGTATATATGACCCCCTTCAGGAACTTATTGTTTACTACGGTAAGGATAAGGCTACTGTTAAAACAAATGTTGATGAATCAAAAATTACTATAGAGGAAAAACTTAAGCAAAGAATTATTGACGGGGATAAGATTGGTGTAGAAAAAGATTTAGACAATGCTCTTAAGAAGTATTCTGCTTTGCATATTATAAACGATCATCTTCTTGAGGGAATGAAGGTTGTTGGCGAGTTATTCGGTTCAGGTCAAATGCAGCTGCCATTCGTTTTACAGTCAGCTGAGTGCATGAAAGCATGTGTTAGATTTCTTGAACCATACATTGAAAAGATTGAAGGCGAAACAACAAAAGGTATTATGGTACTCGCAACTGTCAAAGGTGATGTTCATGATATCGGCAAAAATCTTGTAGATATAATTCTGACCAACAATGGTTTCAAAGTAATTAATTTAGGAATAAAATGTTCTCTTGAATCAATGCTTGAATCATACGCAGCAGAAAAAGCAGATGCTATAGGTATGAGTGGATTGCTCGTTAAATCTACTGCTATCATGAAAGAAAATCTTGAGATAATGAATGACAGAAATATTGAATTTCCTGTAATTCTCGGCGGTGCAGCCTTAAACAAAAGATTTGTTGAAGGCGAACTCAGGTCTATGTTTAAGGGAGATGTATATTATGCAAACGATGCTTTTGACGGTTTGAAATTTATGAATTTAATTATGGAGCACAAGAAAAAAGGTATTAGACCAAACTTAAAAATTTACATTGATCCAAGAAAAGATGAAAGCACAAATTCAGATAAGGTAAAACCCATAATTCTTACTAAAACAATTAAAGATTCATCAGTTATCCCGACTCCCCCATTCTGGGGCAGTAAAATAGTTAAAGATATTCCTATTGAAAAAGCTTTTGAATATATAAATGAAGTCGCTTTATTCAGAGGCAGCTGGAATGTTTACAAAGACCGAAGTAAATCAGACGAAGAGTATGATAAACTCATTAATTCTGAAATAAGACCGAAGCTAAATGAACTCAAGGTTAAAGCAAAAAGAGAAAAATTACTTACTCCAACAGTAATATATGGTTATTACCCTTGTAAATCTGAAGGCAATGATTTGATAATATATAAACCCAAAGATCTTAATTCGGTAAAATTATATAATCAATGGGATCAGCAAATTGAGAACAGTAATCTTCAGGAATGGGTAAGATTTAGTTTCCCAAGGCAAAGTAAAGGAAAGTTTTTATGCATCAGTGATTTCTTCACCAATATTAATTCGAACAAATTTGATGTTGTACCCTTCTTCATAGTAACTGTCGGACAACGGGCAACAGAGTATGCGCAGGAATTATACGCCAACAATCAATATCAGGAATATTTATATTTCCATGGTCTATCGGTTGAAACTGCAGAAGGACTTGCCGAATATTGGCATAAAATAATTAGGAAGGAACTCGGAATAGACAAAAAAGACTCAGACGATGTTAATAAACTTTTTCAGCAGGGATATCAAGGATCTAGATATTCATTCGGTTATCCAGCCTGTCCTAATCTTGAAGATAATAAATTATTATTTGAACTTTTAAAACCTGAAAGAATTGGGATTACATTAACTGAAGAGTGGCAAATGGTTCCTGAGCAATCAACTAATGCTATTGTCACCCATCACCCCGAGGCAAGATACTTTTTTATAAAATAA
- a CDS encoding CTP synthase, producing the protein MKQTKYVFLTGGVVSSLGKGIASASLGLLLKSRGLNVTIQKFDPYINVDPGTMSPLQHGEVFVTEDGAETDLDLGHYERFLDENMSKNNNTTTGQVYNAVINKERRGDYLGATVQVIPHITDEIKSRMTSLAKEGKYDVIITEIGGTVGDIESLPFLEAMRQLMHEVGKNNSLCVHLTLVPYIKAAGEIKTKPTQHSVKTLLEIGIQPDILLCRSEQNITKDMRAKIALFCNVEEGSVMQALDAKSIYSVPLNLNKEGFDEVIIKKLNLKCSKPKLTNWKKTVNKILNPKKSVTVGICGKYNLIHDAYKSITESFIHAGAYNDVSVNLKWIDSEEIEKSPKKIKEILKGINGLLVCPGFGDRGIEGKISAIKFVRENKIPFFGICLGLQCAVIEYSRNVCGLKNANSSEFKKSKYNVIDIMEYQKSVVLKGASMRLGSYPCIIEKNSLANKCYKREFINERHRHRYEVNNNFRKILQDNKLILSGLSPDGSLVEIIELPQKVHPFFIATQFHPELKSRLISPQPIFREFIRAVKEL; encoded by the coding sequence ATGAAACAGACAAAATATGTTTTTCTGACCGGCGGTGTTGTTTCTTCGCTTGGAAAAGGTATTGCATCAGCATCTTTGGGATTGCTGCTCAAGTCAAGAGGGCTTAACGTCACTATCCAGAAGTTCGACCCTTACATCAATGTTGACCCTGGTACTATGTCTCCCCTTCAGCATGGCGAAGTGTTTGTTACAGAAGACGGTGCTGAGACTGACCTTGACCTTGGACACTATGAAAGATTCCTCGATGAGAACATGTCCAAGAATAATAATACTACAACAGGACAGGTTTATAATGCCGTAATCAATAAAGAAAGAAGAGGCGATTATCTCGGTGCAACAGTTCAGGTAATCCCGCATATTACCGATGAAATAAAGTCACGCATGACAAGCCTCGCCAAGGAAGGAAAGTATGATGTTATCATTACTGAAATCGGCGGAACAGTCGGCGATATAGAATCACTCCCCTTCCTCGAAGCTATGCGTCAGTTAATGCATGAAGTCGGCAAGAACAACTCTCTTTGTGTTCACTTAACACTCGTTCCATACATAAAAGCAGCAGGTGAAATTAAAACTAAACCTACTCAACACTCCGTCAAGACACTGCTTGAAATCGGTATCCAGCCCGATATCCTTCTCTGCAGAAGCGAACAGAATATCACAAAAGATATGAGAGCTAAAATTGCTTTGTTCTGTAACGTTGAAGAAGGCTCTGTAATGCAGGCTCTCGACGCTAAATCAATATACAGTGTTCCTCTTAACCTTAACAAAGAAGGCTTCGACGAAGTCATAATCAAGAAACTTAATCTAAAGTGTTCAAAACCAAAACTGACTAATTGGAAGAAAACCGTAAACAAAATTCTAAATCCTAAGAAATCAGTAACTGTCGGTATTTGTGGTAAGTACAATCTTATTCACGATGCTTATAAAAGCATTACAGAGTCATTCATTCATGCAGGAGCTTACAACGATGTTAGCGTTAACCTTAAATGGATTGATTCCGAAGAAATAGAAAAGTCACCCAAAAAGATTAAGGAAATACTGAAAGGAATTAACGGACTTCTCGTTTGTCCGGGTTTCGGTGACAGAGGCATAGAAGGTAAAATTTCAGCAATAAAATTCGTAAGGGAAAATAAAATTCCATTCTTTGGTATATGTCTTGGACTTCAATGCGCCGTAATCGAATACTCGAGAAACGTTTGTGGGCTTAAGAATGCAAACTCAAGCGAGTTTAAAAAATCAAAGTATAATGTTATTGACATAATGGAATACCAGAAGTCAGTCGTCTTAAAAGGTGCATCCATGCGGCTTGGCTCATACCCATGCATTATTGAGAAAAACTCCCTGGCTAACAAATGCTACAAAAGAGAGTTTATTAACGAACGCCATAGACACCGTTATGAGGTAAACAACAACTTCAGAAAAATTCTTCAGGATAATAAACTTATCCTTTCAGGACTATCACCAGACGGTTCTTTGGTTGAGATTATTGAACTACCGCAAAAGGTACATCCCTTCTTCATCGCAACTCAGTTCCACCCCGAACTGAAATCCAGATTAATTAGCCCGCAACCGATTTTTAGGGAATTTATTCGTGCCGTAAAAGAGTTATGA
- the kdsB gene encoding 3-deoxy-manno-octulosonate cytidylyltransferase, protein MNKIIGVIPARYASTRFPGKPLAMIDGKSMIRRVYEQAFYSKYLDDVFVATDDKRILNEVFNFGGNALLTSKKHKTGTDRIVEAIKDIKCNIVVNIQGDEPFIKPEVIDSAIKPLLKDSKLNVSTLAFPFNEYVNDENKVKVVFDNNYNALYFSRSVIPNNSRNKSNIIYYKHLGLYVYRKDFLIRFSKVKQSVLEKSEKLEQLRILSMGEKIRVVITKFDSISIDTQNDYKKALHYLKTKGK, encoded by the coding sequence ATGAATAAAATAATTGGTGTCATACCCGCAAGATATGCTTCAACAAGGTTTCCCGGCAAGCCGCTTGCTATGATTGACGGTAAATCAATGATAAGAAGAGTGTACGAGCAGGCCTTTTACTCTAAATACTTAGATGATGTATTTGTTGCAACAGACGATAAAAGAATTCTCAATGAAGTATTCAATTTCGGCGGTAATGCTTTACTAACTTCAAAGAAACATAAGACGGGCACGGATAGAATAGTCGAGGCAATAAAAGATATTAAATGCAATATCGTTGTTAACATTCAGGGCGATGAACCTTTCATAAAACCCGAAGTTATCGACTCTGCAATTAAACCTCTGCTGAAAGACAGCAAACTAAACGTCTCGACTCTCGCTTTTCCGTTCAATGAATACGTTAACGATGAAAACAAAGTCAAAGTAGTATTTGATAATAACTACAATGCATTATACTTTTCAAGATCTGTAATTCCAAATAATTCAAGAAATAAGTCGAATATCATTTATTACAAACATCTTGGTCTGTATGTTTACAGAAAAGATTTTCTTATCAGGTTTAGCAAAGTAAAACAATCTGTTTTGGAAAAATCTGAAAAGCTCGAACAGTTAAGAATCTTAAGCATGGGTGAAAAGATTCGAGTCGTAATTACTAAATTTGATTCTATTTCTATAGATACACAAAACGATTACAAAAAGGCATTACATTATTTAAAAACGAAGGGTAAATAA
- a CDS encoding heme exporter protein CcmB yields the protein MSLIKHTYSILKKDIKSEIKNRYVINSLLMFVIITISIIRFTLGDEKVDDTILSGLFWIVIFFTAISGLSRVFIKEEETGTSLALKLSAGATEVFLGKLLFNFVLTFSLNMVIFFLFSLITGIQIINFFAFGLTVILGNFGIVSASTIIAAIIAKANSKGTLYPVLAFPILLPLLITMIDATKLAAEGAPTGELLGNFQILISYTVVVTTVSIFLFKFVWED from the coding sequence TTGTCATTAATTAAGCACACATATTCAATCCTGAAAAAGGATATTAAATCGGAAATAAAAAATCGATATGTCATAAATTCTTTATTGATGTTTGTTATTATTACAATCTCAATTATCAGGTTCACACTTGGTGATGAAAAAGTTGATGATACTATCCTATCCGGATTGTTTTGGATTGTGATTTTTTTCACAGCTATCAGCGGCCTTTCACGTGTATTTATTAAAGAAGAGGAAACAGGCACTTCTCTTGCACTTAAACTTTCCGCCGGTGCAACAGAAGTTTTTCTTGGAAAGCTTCTTTTCAACTTTGTGTTGACCTTCTCTCTGAACATGGTAATCTTTTTCCTATTTTCTTTGATAACGGGTATTCAAATAATAAACTTCTTTGCTTTCGGTTTAACTGTTATACTCGGAAATTTCGGAATCGTATCTGCCTCCACTATTATCGCAGCAATCATCGCCAAAGCAAATTCAAAAGGTACCTTATACCCTGTTCTTGCCTTTCCGATTCTTTTACCGCTGCTTATTACTATGATTGATGCTACAAAACTCGCGGCTGAAGGCGCCCCAACCGGTGAACTTCTCGGCAATTTTCAAATTCTAATTTCATACACGGTCGTTGTGACCACCGTTTCAATTTTTCTTTTTAAATTCGTCTGGGAAGACTGA
- a CDS encoding PIG-L deacetylase family protein, with protein MKKKNIIAVGAHPDDIEFGCPVTLRNFIKKGYEVHYIIATNGENGFKTKSLSAKERIEIRKNEAQEAAKKVGAKEVHFFGFKDGFLEYNETLREKLTLLIKEIKPEIVFSFDPANMDFDNINLNHRDHRNVSMAVFDAVFAAKNDFIYPDKNGKHRVEKIYFFGTSKPNLTIDITSQIDFKLNVLKSFKSQFPNFEAFAKFFKENIGNTSQEYKYSETFRVLDIVQISF; from the coding sequence ATGAAAAAGAAAAATATTATAGCAGTGGGTGCGCATCCCGACGACATTGAATTCGGGTGTCCTGTTACGTTGAGAAATTTTATTAAGAAGGGGTATGAGGTACACTACATAATAGCTACAAACGGAGAAAACGGATTCAAAACGAAATCGTTATCAGCAAAAGAAAGAATCGAAATAAGAAAAAATGAAGCGCAAGAAGCAGCGAAGAAAGTCGGGGCGAAAGAAGTTCATTTTTTTGGTTTTAAGGATGGGTTTCTTGAATATAACGAAACATTGAGAGAGAAATTAACTTTGTTGATAAAAGAGATAAAGCCCGAGATAGTTTTTTCATTCGACCCTGCTAATATGGATTTTGATAATATTAATTTGAATCACAGAGACCACAGGAATGTATCGATGGCTGTGTTTGATGCTGTATTTGCGGCGAAGAATGATTTTATATACCCTGATAAGAACGGTAAGCACAGGGTAGAAAAAATTTATTTCTTTGGGACGAGTAAACCAAATCTTACGATTGATATAACCTCACAGATAGACTTTAAATTGAATGTTCTGAAGTCTTTTAAATCACAGTTTCCGAACTTTGAGGCCTTTGCAAAATTCTTTAAAGAGAACATAGGGAATACCTCGCAGGAATACAAATATTCTGAGACGTTCAGAGTTTTAGATATAGTGCAGATAAGTTTTTAA
- a CDS encoding class I SAM-dependent methyltransferase has protein sequence MKNSDFYNSLSENYDDMIGFENALQKRKNLLSKFIDGNYRNAIDIGCGTGLDSISLALNGLKVTGFDTSEFMISRARKNAKERNLKIRFIYAPFNKINISKSKKADLIVSLGNAFANIKENELKAIIKLAYDVLNYGGRFLFQVLNYDLIRKENKRIVNITSNNENTFIRFYDIEKNLLRFNILIINSINTSNHTLISTELYEYNKIWFSTALKKSGFKYIKFMGDFAGTPFEKNKSKDLIILALK, from the coding sequence ATGAAGAACTCAGATTTCTATAATTCCTTGTCTGAAAATTATGACGATATGATCGGTTTCGAAAACGCTCTTCAAAAACGAAAGAATCTCTTAAGTAAATTTATTGACGGTAATTATAGAAACGCAATAGACATCGGATGCGGTACAGGTCTCGATTCTATCTCGCTTGCTCTTAACGGGCTTAAAGTAACAGGTTTTGACACTTCTGAATTTATGATTTCCCGCGCACGCAAAAATGCAAAAGAAAGAAATTTAAAAATCCGCTTTATCTATGCCCCATTCAATAAAATTAATATTTCAAAAAGTAAAAAAGCTGACCTTATCGTCTCGCTCGGCAATGCATTCGCCAACATCAAAGAAAATGAATTGAAAGCCATCATTAAACTTGCATACGATGTTTTGAATTATGGCGGCAGATTTCTATTCCAGGTTCTTAATTATGATTTGATTAGAAAAGAGAATAAAAGAATCGTAAACATAACAAGCAATAACGAAAACACTTTCATTCGCTTCTACGATATTGAAAAGAATTTGCTTAGGTTTAACATCCTGATCATCAATAGCATAAATACATCAAACCACACTCTTATATCAACTGAACTTTACGAGTATAATAAAATCTGGTTCAGCACTGCTCTTAAAAAATCCGGTTTTAAATATATTAAGTTCATGGGTGATTTTGCCGGAACCCCTTTCGAAAAGAATAAATCCAAAGACCTTATTATTCTTGCACTTAAATAA